Proteins from a genomic interval of Hornefia porci:
- a CDS encoding permease, translating into MWTFIQNQILGMKWLNALIGRLLSAVGADTGSRIGGSAQFFLYDVIKITVLLCVLIFLISYIQSFFPPERSRQIMGNFHGVGANMVGALLGTVTPFCSCSSIPIFMGFTSAGLPLGVTFSFLISSPMVDLGSLVLLMSIFGIRTAFAYVLFGLVIAVAGGTLIEKLHMENQVADFIRNSNSSVDIEASELTVKDRLIYSGDQVTDTFRRVFPYILLGVGIGALIHNWIPAELVQTVLGSANPFGVILATLIGIPMYADIFGTIPVAEALLSKGAMLGTVLGFMMAVTTLSLPSLVLLKKAVRPKLLAAFVVICTAGIIIVGYGFNLLQNLFI; encoded by the coding sequence ATGTGGACATTTATACAGAATCAGATACTGGGAATGAAGTGGCTGAACGCTCTCATCGGGAGGCTGCTTTCTGCGGTCGGAGCAGATACCGGCAGCCGGATCGGAGGCAGTGCGCAGTTTTTCCTGTACGATGTAATCAAGATCACGGTACTGCTGTGTGTACTGATCTTTCTCATTTCGTATATACAAAGTTTTTTCCCGCCGGAGCGCAGCAGACAGATTATGGGAAACTTTCACGGAGTCGGAGCGAACATGGTCGGGGCGCTGCTGGGAACGGTGACGCCGTTCTGCTCGTGTTCTTCCATTCCGATTTTCATGGGTTTTACAAGTGCGGGACTGCCCCTCGGCGTGACATTCTCGTTCCTGATTTCTTCTCCGATGGTGGATCTGGGCAGCCTTGTGCTTCTGATGAGTATCTTCGGGATCAGGACGGCCTTCGCGTATGTTCTGTTCGGCCTTGTGATCGCCGTGGCCGGCGGCACGCTGATTGAGAAGCTGCACATGGAAAACCAGGTTGCTGATTTCATCCGGAACAGCAACAGCAGTGTGGATATCGAGGCTTCGGAACTGACGGTGAAGGATCGTCTGATATATTCCGGAGATCAGGTGACGGATACATTCAGGCGGGTTTTCCCGTATATACTGCTCGGCGTCGGCATCGGGGCGCTGATACATAACTGGATTCCGGCGGAGCTGGTGCAGACCGTCCTCGGAAGTGCGAATCCCTTTGGAGTGATTCTTGCCACTCTGATCGGGATACCGATGTACGCGGATATCTTCGGAACGATTCCTGTCGCAGAGGCACTGCTTTCAAAGGGTGCGATGCTGGGAACAGTTCTCGGATTCATGATGGCGGTCACGACGCTGAGTCTGCCGTCGCTCGTCCTGCTGAAGAAAGCCGTCAGGCCGAAGCTCCTGGCAGCATTTGTGGTAATCTGCACCGCGGGAATCATTATCGTCGGATACGGATTTAATCTTTTACAAAATCTGTTCATATGA